AACCATCACCAAACTCATACAGCGCCTTCCTTGCCGCGGCTGGCAGGACACCGCCACGCTGAAGCGGGTTCAGGTTGAGATTATCCCTTTCAAGGGTCCTTGTAAGTCCATAATCAGAGCATTCCATGAGCATCACCCGAGTAAATCGATTATCTCCCTGTAAATATCATCACGGTTTTCAGGGTTTATTACAAATAACTTTATGTCCCCCCTCTTTTTTATACTTTGAACGAGGCCCCTGTGGACGGCTGCGATGACATTAACCCCTGATGAGAAGAGCTCATCAACCAGCCCCCTGAACTCCTCACTCTTAAGTTCCATTGGGGCTATCTCATCAATGATAACGTATTCATCCTCCTCCATGGCCCTCCTCAGTGCGGGTACAGCCACTTCATCAACCGCCTCCACACTGACACCATACCTTCCAACGCGGGGCCCCCTGATATCTAATGCTGCAAGAACAGCCCTCCTCCCTGATTTAATATCCACAATCTCAAATCCCCTCCGGGAGGATCCCTCCCTGATTTCAGGTGTTATGATACCCCCTGTGGATCTATCGGTCTCCTCAAGGTAACTCCTTATCCTCCAAACCAGCGTGCTCTTCCCGCTACCATGTCTGCCGGTGATTACAATCTTCACAGAGAAACCTCCATACACACTGAAACATCATAGAATGTTCTCAAAGCCAAGCTTCAGCGCCCATCTCCGGGCCTCCCTTATCTCAGCCATTGACGGGTAACGGTAAATATCAGGGTGTTCAGCTGCACGGTAGAGGGGCCGGTACTGGGCCATGATATTTATAACCGTCTCCTCCCCTAGGTTCTCTGCTATCCATGAGAGTATGGGCTTTGTGCAGCATTCAAGGTGCCCGGGGAGTACAAGGTGCCTTATTATCATATCCTCCGATGATACCATGAGGTGATTCCCTGAGACAACCTCAAAGTAGTCCCTGACCCCTGCAAGCCTCTCTGCACAGTCACTGTTACCGAACTTGAAGTCGGTAAGGTAGAGGTCAGCCACCCCCAGGATGAGCCCCAGGGCATCCCCTGACATGTACATGTTACTGTTCCATACCACCGGGACATTGACCGATACCCTCGAGAGGACCCTGAGTATGTAAGGGATGGCGGGGGTGGGGTCTCCGCCAACGAAGTTGACGTTAGCTGATCCATCACGCCTTCTCTCCTCTATGACTGATGCGAGTTCATCCTCCGGTATGTATCTCCCGGCTGATGGGTCCCATGATATGTCCCAGTTCTGACAGAAGACGCAGTCCATGGTGCATCCGGCGAAGAATATGGTGTGGCTTGGCACCAGGGGCTCCTCCTCACCATGGTGGAGGAACTCGGATGCCACGTGGGGGTCTCCAACACCACAGTGCCCCCTGCCCACCGAACGGTCAACGCCACACATCCATGGGCACAGGGAGCATTTACTGAAAATTCGTCGGGCTATCTCAATTTTAAGGTCGAGGAATGACCTTGTGCAGTTATCATCGCACCTCCCCCCGCGGGCTATCCTCTCATGTTCAAGCCAGAGCTCTTCAAGACCCGAATCTGGATTGAATGATGCAGGTGTCCTTGCTGCAACAAGGAACCTTGCCTCCTTAAGGTTATCCCTCACCGCAAAGTAGTGACCGAGCACCCTCCTAACAGACATTTCACTCAACCAGACCTGCAGCTGACCGTAAATCAGTGACGGGAACAGGTTAATCCACCTCAACCGGTCACGCGCACACCCTCAACAAGTAATGGTTTCAGTATGAAGGGGCCTATCTGCCTCTCCTCCATTTCAATGCATGAGACCCCCTCCATTAGACTGAAGATGTTCCCAGATATCATGGCCTTCTTAACCGGCCTGTATTCCCCTCCATCCAGTAGGAAGGCATTGTTTGCCTCCACAGAGAAGTCACCGGATATGGGGTTTGCCGTGTGGGCCCCCAGGACATCGGTTACGAATATCCCCCCGCAATCCTCAAGGGGTTCAGCATCATCAAAGTCAAGGATGAAGTTTGTAAGCGATACCCCGGGTATGTCAGAGTAATCCCTGAGGCCGTTACCAGTGCTCTCTGCTGATGCACGGGACGCGGTGTAGATGTTATGGATGTAACCGGCAAGAACACCCTCATCTACAAGCACAGTTCGCTGGGAGGCCGTCCCTTCACCATCAAAGGGTCCTGATCGAAGACCCCCCTGGAGGGTGCCGTCATCATACACCGTGAGTCCCGATGATGTTATCCTGGATCCAAGTTTATCTGCAAGGATGGATCTTCCCCTCTGCACGTTTTCTGCGCTGAAGGACTCTGCAAAGGTCCCGAGTAAGCCTGCTGCTGCATGGTAATCAAGAACGGCCTGCATGTCCCCTGTTTCAATGGCTTCACCCCCCAGTGAGTTCCATGCTATCCTGCAGGCCCTCCCGGCTATCCATTCAGGGTCAAGGTCAAATTTGCATGATGAATCAGATTCATAGGCCGTTGTCTTCACACCGCCCTTCTCTGCATTCACGGATATGTGGGCTGAGAAGCCCGTTGACCTGGATGATGCTTCAACACCCTCCGAGTTCACGATGAATGTTTCAAGCAGTGACGCTGAGAACCCCCCGCTTGTGGGGGCGCAGCCATCCTCAAGGACCCTGTCCACAAGTCTCCGCGCCACATCCACGTAGTCATCAACCTGAAGGTCCCTGAATGAGCCGTCAAAGACCCCCTTAACCGAGGGGTAATCTGATGGTTCTGAGATGCCGAAGTTTTCATCGGGGTCTCCTATGCCGAGGTTATCGATGGCCCTTCTTACCGTTTCATCCACACCGGAGGGGTCCGAGGTGTATGCGAAGCCCATCCTCCCATCCCTTATGACCCTCACGCCGATACCCGTGATGGTCTCTGTCTTTGCAAAGTCTATTCTTTCACGCTGCACCTGCAGTTCAACCGCGTCCTCCCTTTCAATGTAGACCTCAGCCATTTCAGCATCCCTTAAAGCTAATCTAAGAGTCTTTTCTCCGATTTCGAACATCAGATCACCCCTTAAGTATAAATTTATGGATGGCCTCCGCCACACCATCCCCGTAGGGTGCAGCTGTCACGTAATCAGCCACCTCCCTGAGCTCAGGGTCCGCGTTTGCAACAGCCACCTTTAACCCTGCCGCTTCAAGGAATTCAATGTCATTTTCACTGTCACCGATGGCCATTATCCTGGAGGCATCCAGCCCCATTGAAGCTGCCACCATCTCAAGGCCGGACCCCTTGCTGACGGCAGGGTCGGTGAGGTGTATGGCAAACCCTGTATCATAGACCTCGACGTCAAAGTCCCTGAGGGCCTCCTTTATAGCCTCCTCAGGCACTTCACGGGTGAGGGCGACCTCAGAAACCCTCAGTTCAGAGAACTGAACCTTCCTGACAGGGTATAAGCGCCTTAGGTGCCCATATGCATCCAGCGCCTTCTGGATGTTCCCGAGGACCCTTACCTCCTCATCAGCGTATATGACTCCACCGTTCTCCGCCACGATGCCTCCGCTGGTGCCTATAAGTACTGAGGCCGCCCTTGCATAGCAGAGGATGTTCCCTGTGGCGAGTATCACCGGTATACCTCTGGATTCAAGCATCCTTATGGCCTTTAATGCTTCCGGGCAGAGCTTCCTGGCGGTATCCGTTATCGTGCCATCGATGTCCACTGCAACGGCCTTCAACCTGACGCACCTCAGAGGGAACTGTAACGGTAGGCTATGTTACAGGTCCCCTCCCTTGAAACCATGCATGCGCCTACAGGGTTGGTGGGGGTGCAGGGGTCCCTGAAGAGTGTGCAGTCCTCTGGCCTTGCAACACCGCGGAGGACTGCTCCGCAGATACACCCTGAAGGTGTGTCAACAACCTCGTCAACTTCTATATCGAATTTCTCCCTTGCATTGTACTGGGAGAACTCATCCCTTATCTCATATACAGAGTCGGGTATGGTCGGGAATCCCCTCCACTCCCTCTCGGTGATATAGAAGACCTCATCCATTACCTCCTGGGCCTTCAGGTTACCCTCCGGTCTGACAGCCCTCTTATACTCATTCTCAACCCTGGCTTCCCCCCTGTTGATCTGGCGGAGTATCATGTAGACCGCCATGAGGATATCCAAGGGGTTGAAGCCTGCTATGACCTGGGGTATCCCGTAGTCCCTTGAGAAGGGCTCATATGGCTTCATGCCTATAATGGTTGATACGTGTCCCGGTTCTATGAGGGCGTTCAGGTTCACCTCACCAGACTCTATAAGGAACCTGAGGGCTGGTGGTATCAGCCTGTGGCATGAGAGGACCGAGAAGTTCTCAGGGGGCCCTGAGAGTATCTCGGATGCCGTTGTGGGTGCTGTTGTTTCAAAGCCGGCTGCCATGAAGACCACCTCATTATCGAGTTTCCTTGCTATTTCAACGGCGTTGCTGACACCGTAGACTATCCTTACATCCGCCCCATCGGCCCTTGCATCTGCAAGTGAACCCTTCGAGCCGGGGACCCTGAGCATGTCACCAAAGGTTGTTATGGTGACCCCCTGTTCTGCGAGTTTAAGGCATTCATCGATTTCCCTTGAAGGTACACAGCAGACAGGGCAGCCCGGACCCGCGACCACCTCAACCTCCTCCGGCAGGAGGGACCTGACGCCGTGCTGCATTATGGTGTGTTCATGTGAACCGCAGACATGCATTATCTTCACTGGTCTGGCTATTTCATTTATCCTTGAGACTATCTCCCTTGCAAGATTCTTCATGTGTTACCCACCAAATTCCACTTAAGGGTCTATTTCTCATGATCCATATATATAGAATTGTTTTCATAACAAGGACATCCACAGAGGTATAGAAAGCTGTTTCAGGAAGCTGGCAGCAGAAAAAATATATCGTTGATGGTGAGTAAACAGATTATACATGTCAGTCAT
The sequence above is drawn from the Methanothermobacter wolfeii genome and encodes:
- the hypD gene encoding hydrogenase formation protein HypD, whose amino-acid sequence is MKNLAREIVSRINEIARPVKIMHVCGSHEHTIMQHGVRSLLPEEVEVVAGPGCPVCCVPSREIDECLKLAEQGVTITTFGDMLRVPGSKGSLADARADGADVRIVYGVSNAVEIARKLDNEVVFMAAGFETTAPTTASEILSGPPENFSVLSCHRLIPPALRFLIESGEVNLNALIEPGHVSTIIGMKPYEPFSRDYGIPQVIAGFNPLDILMAVYMILRQINRGEARVENEYKRAVRPEGNLKAQEVMDEVFYITEREWRGFPTIPDSVYEIRDEFSQYNAREKFDIEVDEVVDTPSGCICGAVLRGVARPEDCTLFRDPCTPTNPVGACMVSREGTCNIAYRYSSL
- a CDS encoding radical SAM protein; its protein translation is MSVRRVLGHYFAVRDNLKEARFLVAARTPASFNPDSGLEELWLEHERIARGGRCDDNCTRSFLDLKIEIARRIFSKCSLCPWMCGVDRSVGRGHCGVGDPHVASEFLHHGEEEPLVPSHTIFFAGCTMDCVFCQNWDISWDPSAGRYIPEDELASVIEERRRDGSANVNFVGGDPTPAIPYILRVLSRVSVNVPVVWNSNMYMSGDALGLILGVADLYLTDFKFGNSDCAERLAGVRDYFEVVSGNHLMVSSEDMIIRHLVLPGHLECCTKPILSWIAENLGEETVINIMAQYRPLYRAAEHPDIYRYPSMAEIREARRWALKLGFENIL
- a CDS encoding TldD/PmbA family protein, whose amino-acid sequence is MFEIGEKTLRLALRDAEMAEVYIEREDAVELQVQRERIDFAKTETITGIGVRVIRDGRMGFAYTSDPSGVDETVRRAIDNLGIGDPDENFGISEPSDYPSVKGVFDGSFRDLQVDDYVDVARRLVDRVLEDGCAPTSGGFSASLLETFIVNSEGVEASSRSTGFSAHISVNAEKGGVKTTAYESDSSCKFDLDPEWIAGRACRIAWNSLGGEAIETGDMQAVLDYHAAAGLLGTFAESFSAENVQRGRSILADKLGSRITSSGLTVYDDGTLQGGLRSGPFDGEGTASQRTVLVDEGVLAGYIHNIYTASRASAESTGNGLRDYSDIPGVSLTNFILDFDDAEPLEDCGGIFVTDVLGAHTANPISGDFSVEANNAFLLDGGEYRPVKKAMISGNIFSLMEGVSCIEMEERQIGPFILKPLLVEGVRVTG
- a CDS encoding phosphoglycolate phosphatase, with product MKAVAVDIDGTITDTARKLCPEALKAIRMLESRGIPVILATGNILCYARAASVLIGTSGGIVAENGGVIYADEEVRVLGNIQKALDAYGHLRRLYPVRKVQFSELRVSEVALTREVPEEAIKEALRDFDVEVYDTGFAIHLTDPAVSKGSGLEMVAASMGLDASRIMAIGDSENDIEFLEAAGLKVAVANADPELREVADYVTAAPYGDGVAEAIHKFILKG
- a CDS encoding NTPase, whose product is MKIVITGRHGSGKSTLVWRIRSYLEETDRSTGGIITPEIREGSSRRGFEIVDIKSGRRAVLAALDIRGPRVGRYGVSVEAVDEVAVPALRRAMEEDEYVIIDEIAPMELKSEEFRGLVDELFSSGVNVIAAVHRGLVQSIKKRGDIKLFVINPENRDDIYREIIDLLG